A window of Psychromonas sp. CNPT3 contains these coding sequences:
- the coaE gene encoding dephospho-CoA kinase (Dephospho-CoA kinase (CoaE) performs the final step in coenzyme A biosynthesis.), whose protein sequence is MTVVIGLTGGIGSGKSTLSKLFLAHQVVIIDADAIARLVVQKDQPVLAEISAYFGPEILINGQLNRPLLRRIIFSDENKKAYLNALLHPLIRTEMLLQLQHARGDYVIFEAPLLFENNLDVFCDHCLVVDVDEEIQLQRVSARDNTDIATIKAIIASQIGREARLSRADFVINNSTASLTQLKDEVTKLDHKFRSFSI, encoded by the coding sequence ATGACAGTCGTTATTGGCTTAACAGGTGGTATTGGTAGTGGAAAGTCAACACTGTCAAAATTGTTTTTAGCGCATCAGGTTGTGATCATTGATGCGGATGCTATTGCGCGCTTAGTGGTTCAAAAAGATCAGCCTGTATTGGCTGAAATTAGTGCTTATTTTGGTCCGGAAATTTTAATTAATGGGCAATTGAATCGGCCGTTACTGCGCCGTATTATTTTTTCTGATGAGAATAAAAAAGCGTATTTGAATGCGTTATTACACCCCTTGATCCGAACTGAAATGTTATTGCAGTTACAACACGCGCGGGGAGATTATGTGATTTTTGAAGCGCCTTTGCTATTTGAAAATAACCTCGATGTTTTTTGTGATCATTGTTTAGTGGTAGACGTGGATGAAGAAATACAATTACAACGCGTAAGCGCGCGCGATAATACCGATATTGCAACCATAAAAGCTATCATAGCAAGCCAAATTGGACGAGAAGCGCGTTTATCTCGAGCGGATTTTGTTATCAATAACAGTACGGCCAGTTTAACGCAGCTAAAAGATGAAGTTACCAAATTAGATCATAAATTTAGATCTTTTAGCATTTAA
- the mutT gene encoding 8-oxo-dGTP diphosphatase MutT, producing MKIIEISIGIVKNQKAQYLLSLRGLTRHQGGKWEFPGGKVEPLESPAQAMCRELEEEVGLVAIDYHLLEHVYFDYGDRQLNLYFYLVEKYRGEVCSHLDQEVRWVSASGLSEYDFPEANKSVLEKLN from the coding sequence ATGAAAATAATAGAAATTAGTATCGGTATTGTAAAAAATCAAAAGGCGCAATATTTATTGAGCCTTAGAGGCTTAACGCGCCATCAAGGAGGGAAATGGGAGTTTCCGGGTGGCAAAGTAGAGCCATTAGAATCACCCGCTCAGGCGATGTGTCGTGAGCTAGAAGAAGAAGTCGGTTTGGTAGCCATTGATTATCATTTGCTTGAACATGTGTATTTTGATTATGGCGATCGGCAATTGAATTTATATTTTTATCTGGTTGAAAAGTATCGGGGTGAAGTGTGCTCTCACTTAGATCAAGAAGTGCGCTGGGTGAGTGCAAGTGGATTAAGTGAGTATGATTTTCCAGAGGCTAACAAGAGTGTTCTGGAAAAATTAAATTAA
- the nadC gene encoding carboxylating nicotinate-nucleotide diphosphorylase, with amino-acid sequence MREQEIAESVQRALDEDLKGDSGVQCDITAQLIAQNKQAKAVVITRDDAVFCGQAWTIEVFKQLGNDVKITWHVKDGDFVPANSPLFTLQGSARSMLTGERTALNFIQTLSAISTQVKAYMDLIATTQCKLLDTRKTLPGLRNASKYAVLCGGGHNHRIGLFDAYLIKENHILACGGIKEAINMANTHHPELWVEVEVETLDELRQALDAGAQRIMLDNFTIEMMQQAVSLNKAHSNVADLEVSGNVSKKTILAFAQTGVDYISVGALTKHIQAVDLSMRFVDNDE; translated from the coding sequence ATGCGAGAACAAGAGATAGCAGAAAGCGTCCAACGAGCCTTAGATGAAGACTTAAAGGGAGACTCTGGCGTACAATGTGATATTACAGCACAACTTATTGCACAGAACAAACAAGCAAAAGCGGTGGTGATCACCCGTGATGACGCTGTTTTTTGTGGCCAAGCATGGACAATTGAAGTCTTTAAACAATTAGGCAATGATGTAAAAATCACTTGGCATGTTAAAGATGGTGATTTTGTACCCGCAAATAGTCCTCTTTTTACGCTTCAAGGCTCAGCGCGCTCCATGCTGACAGGTGAACGAACAGCATTAAACTTTATTCAGACATTATCAGCTATCTCAACACAAGTTAAAGCCTATATGGATTTAATTGCAACCACCCAATGTAAGCTACTCGATACGCGTAAAACGCTTCCAGGCCTGCGTAATGCATCTAAATATGCGGTTTTATGTGGTGGCGGACATAACCATCGTATTGGCCTTTTTGATGCTTATCTTATTAAAGAAAATCATATTTTAGCGTGTGGTGGCATTAAAGAAGCCATTAACATGGCTAATACTCACCACCCAGAGCTTTGGGTTGAAGTTGAAGTTGAAACGCTTGATGAACTTCGCCAAGCATTAGATGCAGGCGCACAGCGTATTATGCTCGATAATTTTACGATAGAAATGATGCAACAAGCGGTGTCACTCAACAAAGCACATAGCAACGTTGCAGATTTAGAAGTATCTGGCAATGTCAGTAAAAAAACTATCTTAGCTTTTGCCCAAACGGGTGTTGATTATATTTCTGTCGGCGCATTAACCAAGCATATTCAAGCCGTTGATCTTTCGATGCGCTTTGTCGATAACGACGAGTAA